The Acidobacteriota bacterium genome contains a region encoding:
- a CDS encoding SMP-30/gluconolactonase/LRE family protein: MRTQFLVIAVACALVAGCGAEPELEPAAAIPEVEPPAAPAAAEMLPDVIVAERGGFIPEGVEYDMMNGRLLTGSLTEGSVFRIHADGRVEALVEDDELVSSVGIEADEPRNRLLVANADRSVFQSGGVGQAKLGIYELTTGARVAMIDLAATVDAGDDAMHFANDVAVTDNGMAYVTDTRMNVIYRVDADHAASVFHRFDDGGAGPNGIVHHPGGYLLVARGATLWKVPLDDPGAAAEVTLPEEVPGQDGMVWTAGRLAIVSNSANRVVALTSDDDWATASVAGVASYEEQATTAAVVGDDVYVVHPHFGDEDPPSFERVTFE, encoded by the coding sequence ATGCGCACTCAGTTCCTCGTGATTGCCGTTGCATGTGCCCTCGTCGCCGGATGCGGCGCCGAGCCGGAGCTGGAGCCGGCGGCCGCGATTCCGGAGGTCGAGCCCCCGGCGGCGCCGGCCGCGGCGGAGATGTTGCCGGACGTGATCGTCGCCGAGCGCGGCGGGTTCATTCCGGAAGGCGTCGAGTACGACATGATGAACGGGCGTCTGCTGACCGGGTCGCTCACCGAAGGGTCCGTCTTCCGCATTCACGCCGACGGTCGGGTCGAGGCGCTGGTGGAGGACGACGAGCTCGTTTCGTCCGTCGGCATCGAAGCGGACGAGCCGCGGAACCGGCTGCTGGTGGCCAACGCCGACCGTTCGGTCTTCCAGAGCGGGGGCGTCGGTCAGGCGAAGCTCGGCATCTACGAGCTCACCACCGGCGCGCGGGTCGCGATGATCGACTTGGCCGCGACCGTCGACGCCGGCGACGACGCCATGCACTTCGCCAACGACGTGGCGGTCACGGACAACGGCATGGCCTACGTCACGGACACGCGGATGAACGTCATCTACCGCGTCGACGCCGACCATGCGGCCAGCGTGTTCCACCGCTTCGACGACGGCGGGGCCGGTCCCAACGGCATCGTCCATCATCCCGGCGGGTATCTGCTCGTCGCGCGCGGCGCCACGCTGTGGAAGGTGCCGCTCGACGATCCCGGCGCCGCGGCGGAAGTGACCCTGCCCGAGGAGGTGCCGGGTCAGGACGGCATGGTGTGGACGGCGGGCCGCCTCGCCATCGTCAGCAACTCGGCGAACCGCGTGGTGGCGCTGACGAGCGACGACGATTGGGCCACCGCCAGCGTAGCCGGCGTGGCCAGCTACGAGGAGCAGGCGACGACTGCCGCCGTAGTCGGCGACGACGTCTACGTGGTGCATCCGCACTTCGGCGACGAGGATCCGCCGAGCTTCGAGCGCGTCACGTTCGAATAG
- a CDS encoding MBL fold metallo-hydrolase yields MKRVLVLGTVIVVGGLSAVVSSEQQLSQAALDATVIEHVRDNLYVITGSSPLDRAAFSGGNTGVYIGEEGITLVDTKLPGWGQALMDRIRTVSDKPVTTIINTHTHGDHVGSNAFFPESVQIVVQENTEANMVRLGMFEGDTAHGMPDTTYTDRLTLGSGADRIELYHFGPGHTNGDTFILYPGLRVLQMGDMFPWRDAPFLDRSNGGSGVSFPATLQALIDNVDGYDTVVPGHIPVTTPESLQEYQRFTADLLAAVRGAIEAGQSAEEAAASIDLTGQYEGYRTERMAAAIAAIYEELGQ; encoded by the coding sequence ATGAAGCGCGTTCTGGTTCTCGGTACGGTCATCGTGGTCGGCGGGCTGTCGGCGGTCGTCAGCTCGGAACAGCAGTTGTCGCAGGCGGCGCTCGACGCCACGGTCATCGAGCACGTCAGGGACAACCTGTACGTCATCACAGGCTCGAGCCCGCTCGACCGAGCGGCGTTCAGCGGGGGCAACACCGGCGTCTACATCGGCGAGGAGGGCATCACGCTGGTCGACACCAAGCTGCCCGGCTGGGGTCAGGCCCTGATGGATCGCATTCGCACGGTCAGCGACAAGCCGGTCACGACGATCATCAACACGCATACTCACGGCGACCACGTCGGGAGCAACGCGTTCTTCCCCGAGTCGGTGCAGATCGTCGTGCAGGAGAACACCGAAGCGAACATGGTCCGGCTCGGCATGTTCGAGGGCGACACCGCGCACGGGATGCCGGACACGACCTACACGGACCGGCTGACCCTGGGTTCCGGGGCCGACCGCATCGAGCTCTACCACTTCGGACCCGGTCACACCAATGGCGACACGTTCATCCTCTATCCGGGGCTGCGGGTGCTGCAGATGGGCGACATGTTCCCGTGGCGGGACGCGCCGTTCCTCGATCGGAGCAACGGCGGCAGCGGTGTCTCGTTCCCCGCGACGCTCCAGGCGCTGATCGACAACGTGGACGGCTACGACACCGTCGTCCCGGGCCACATCCCGGTGACCACGCCGGAGTCGCTCCAGGAGTACCAGCGCTTCACCGCCGACCTGCTGGCGGCCGTGCGCGGGGCCATCGAGGCGGGGCAGAGCGCAGAGGAGGCCGCCGCCTCGATCGACCTGACCGGGCAGTACGAGGGTTATCGCACCGAGCGGATGGCCGCGGCCATCGCGGCGATCTACGAAGAACTCGGGCAGTAG